In Quercus robur chromosome 11, dhQueRobu3.1, whole genome shotgun sequence, the following proteins share a genomic window:
- the LOC126706421 gene encoding phytosulfokine receptor 1-like isoform X1, translating to MGFRGFCLYLVLLALSLEPQNLKSEELTCNPNDLRALAGFSNCLESAIAGWNSTVSPDCCSWSGITCDNSTVSGRRVVGLELGSKRLTGKICESLAGLNQLRVLNLSHNFLQGSLPDELFSLPNIEIIDISNNAFVGSINNKGMCTISTRIQVLNFSNNHFSGQVPKDLANCTFLNHLSFDGNSLSGSLPETLFQLKNLGELNLQGNRISGPLSNGIGNLSNLVKLDISSNLFSGVLPDIFGSLARLEHFSAMSNSFTGHLPNSLVNSPSLQMLNLNNNSLSGPINLNCSTMKNLVSLGLGSNLFLGPIPDGLSSCRGLKALNLARNNLGGELPNNFKNLKSLTQLSLSNTSLSNILSALRILQHCRNLSMLVLTRNFLDEQIPNDVSLEFKNLNSLILANCQLRGPIPQWLSRCHKLQFLDLSWNHLGGNIPSWFGKFESLFYLDFSNNSFKGEIPKSLTELQSLIIGNITIEEPVSSFQLYAARQGEPSLSYRQISGLRPTLDLSYNVLQGPIWPSFGNLKRLHVLNLKENNLSGPIPNNLSGMTYLEKLDLSHNKLSGEIPRALVNLSFLSTFDVSYNQLCGEIPEGSQFDTFPDTSFEGNNGLCSAEYCACQSEQTLHSPGEKKMTTIGLPFGIGAATGFVLTVICCFMSGLSLP from the coding sequence ATGGGCTTTCGAGGTTTCTGTTTATACTTGGTTTTATTGGCTCTCAGTTTGGAGCCACAGAACCTGAAATCTGAGGAACTGACATGCAATCCAAATGACTTGAGAGCCTTGGCTGGTTTCTCCAATTGTTTAGAGTCAGCAATTGCTGGGTGGAACAGCACTGTATCTCCTGATTGCTGCTCTTGGTCTGGAATCACTTGTGATAATTCCACTGTTTCGGGCAGAAGGGTGGTTGGCTTGGAACTTGGTAGCAAAAGACTTACTGGGAAGATCTGTGAATCTTTGGCAGGATTGAATCAGTTGAGAGTTCTAAACCTCTCTCATAATTTCCTTCAGGGTTCACTTCCTGATGAGTTGTTTAGTCTGCCAAACATAGAGATTATAGACATAAGCAACAATGCTTTTGTTGGGTCCATCAACAACAAAGGTATGTGTACAATATCTACAAGAATTCAAGTGCTTAATTTCTCTAATAACCATTTTTCTGGACAAGTTCCAAAAGATTTAGCAAATTGTACTTTCCTAAATCATCTCTCTTTTGATGGGAATAGTTTATCAGGGAGTTTGCCCGAAACTCTCTTCCAGCTAAAAAATCTTGGTGAACTGAATCTTCAGGGTAATAGGATATCTGGACCATTGAGTAATGGAATTGGTAACCTCTCTAACCTTGTCAAACTGGATATCTCCTCTAATTTGTTTTCTGGAGTTCTTCCAGACATTTTTGGGAGCCTTGCAAGGCTTGAGCACTTCTCAGCCATGTCAAATTCATTCACTGGTCATTTGCCTAATTCGCTGGTAAACTCTCCATCACTTCAAATGTTGAATTTGAACAACAACTCTCTAAGTGGTCCAATCAATCTCAACTGTTCTACAATGAAAAATCTTGTCTCCCTAGGCCTTGGTAGTAACCTATTCCTTGGTCCAATTCCTGATGGTCTTTCCTCCTGCAGAGGATTGAAAGCACTCAATCTTGCCCGCAACAACCTCGGCGGTGAACTCCCTAATAACTTCAAGAATTTGAAGTCTCTAACACAGCTCTCACTGTCAAACACTAGCCTTAGTAATATATTATCAGCTCTTAGGATTCTACAACATTGTAGGAATTTAAGTATGTTGGTACTTACAAGGAACTTTCTTGATGAACAAATTCCAAATGATGTGAGTCTGGAATTCAAAAACCTCAACAGTCTAATTCTTGCCAATTGTCAACTCAGAGGTCCAATCCCACAATGGTTGAGTCGTTGCCACAAGTTGCAGTTTTTGGATTTGTCTTGGAATCATTTGGGGGGAAACATACCATCATGGTTCGGAAAGTTTGAATCTCTCTTTTACTTGGATTTTtctaataattctttcaaaggTGAGATACCAAAGAGCTTGACTGAACTACAAAGCCTCATAATTGGGAATATCACAATAGAAGAGCCTGTCTCAAGCTTTCAACTTTACGCTGCTCGACAAGGTGAACCAAGCTTAAGTTATAGGCAGATTTCAGGCCTTCGACCAACTTTAGACCTGAGTTACAACGTTCTCCAAGGCCCAATCTGGCCTAGTTTTGGGAATTTGAAAAGGCTCCATGTTTTGAACCTGAAAGAGAATAATCTGTCAGGCCCTATTCCGAATAATTTATCAGGGATGACATACTTGGAGAAACTTGATTTGTCTCACAATAAACTATCAGGAGAGATACCTCGTGCCTTGGTAAATCTTAGCTTTCTGTCGACTTTCGACGTATCCTATAATCAGTTGTGTGGGGAAATCCCTGAAGGAAGCCAGTTTGATACATTTCCAGATACAAGCTTTGAGGGAAACAATGGTCTCTGTAGTGCAGAGTACTGTGCTTGCCAGTCTGAACAGACTCTTCATTCTCCGGGGGAGAAAAAAATGACAACTATTGGTCTACCGTTTGGAATTGGAGCTGCAACAGGTTTTGTTCTTACTGTAATCTGCTGCTTCATGTCCGGATTGTCACTTCCATAG
- the LOC126706421 gene encoding phytosulfokine receptor 1-like isoform X2: protein MTNIVRVGVICLAFLCQNSIHIAFLLSFSLVSLWILIRTRMGFRGFCLYLVLLALSLEPQNLKSEELTCNPNDLRALAGFSNCLESAIAGWNSTVSPDCCSWSGITCDNSTVSGRRVVGLELGSKRLTGKICESLAGLNQLRVLNLSHNFLQGSLPDELFSLPNIEIIDISNNAFVGSINNKGMCTISTRIQVLNFSNNHFSGQVPKDLANCTFLNHLSFDGNSLSGSLPETLFQLKNLGELNLQGNRISGPLSNGIGNLSNLVKLDISSNLFSGVLPDIFGSLARLEHFSAMSNSFTGHLPNSLVNSPSLQMLNLNNNSLSGPINLNCSTMKNLVSLGLGSNLFLGPIPDGLSSCRGLKALNLARNNLGGELPNNFKNLKSLTQLSLSNTSLSNILSALRILQHCRNLSMLVLTRNFLDEQIPNDVSLEFKNLNSLILANCQLRGPIPQWLSRCHKLQFLDLSWNHLGGNIPSWFGKFESLFYLDFSNNSFKGEIPKSLTELQSLIIGNITIEEPVSSFQLYAARQGGPILSYRQISSFRSTLDLSYNNLQGPIWPDFWKLKRLHVLNLIENNLSGPIPNNLSGMTGLEKLDLSHNKLSGEIPRSLVNLLALCRLSTYPIIICVGKSLKKVSSIIFQVQALRETMVFVMRSTVPVSLTRLLFILPGRQRE from the exons ATGACAAATATTGTGAGAGTGGGTGTTATATGCTTAGCATTTCTGTGCCAGAATAGCATACACATtgcttttttactttctttttctcttgtatCTCTCTGGATTCTGATTCGTACTAGGATGGGCTTTCGAGGTTTCTGTTTATACTTGGTTTTATTGGCTCTCAGTTTGGAGCCACAGAACCTGAAATCTGAGGAACTGACATGCAATCCAAATGACTTGAGAGCCTTGGCTGGTTTCTCCAATTGTTTAGAGTCAGCAATTGCTGGGTGGAACAGCACTGTATCTCCTGATTGCTGCTCTTGGTCTGGAATCACTTGTGATAATTCCACTGTTTCGGGCAGAAGGGTGGTTGGCTTGGAACTTGGTAGCAAAAGACTTACTGGGAAGATCTGTGAATCTTTGGCAGGATTGAATCAGTTGAGAGTTCTAAACCTCTCTCATAATTTCCTTCAGGGTTCACTTCCTGATGAGTTGTTTAGTCTGCCAAACATAGAGATTATAGACATAAGCAACAATGCTTTTGTTGGGTCCATCAACAACAAAGGTATGTGTACAATATCTACAAGAATTCAAGTGCTTAATTTCTCTAATAACCATTTTTCTGGACAAGTTCCAAAAGATTTAGCAAATTGTACTTTCCTAAATCATCTCTCTTTTGATGGGAATAGTTTATCAGGGAGTTTGCCCGAAACTCTCTTCCAGCTAAAAAATCTTGGTGAACTGAATCTTCAGGGTAATAGGATATCTGGACCATTGAGTAATGGAATTGGTAACCTCTCTAACCTTGTCAAACTGGATATCTCCTCTAATTTGTTTTCTGGAGTTCTTCCAGACATTTTTGGGAGCCTTGCAAGGCTTGAGCACTTCTCAGCCATGTCAAATTCATTCACTGGTCATTTGCCTAATTCGCTGGTAAACTCTCCATCACTTCAAATGTTGAATTTGAACAACAACTCTCTAAGTGGTCCAATCAATCTCAACTGTTCTACAATGAAAAATCTTGTCTCCCTAGGCCTTGGTAGTAACCTATTCCTTGGTCCAATTCCTGATGGTCTTTCCTCCTGCAGAGGATTGAAAGCACTCAATCTTGCCCGCAACAACCTCGGCGGTGAACTCCCTAATAACTTCAAGAATTTGAAGTCTCTAACACAGCTCTCACTGTCAAACACTAGCCTTAGTAATATATTATCAGCTCTTAGGATTCTACAACATTGTAGGAATTTAAGTATGTTGGTACTTACAAGGAACTTTCTTGATGAACAAATTCCAAATGATGTGAGTCTGGAATTCAAAAACCTCAACAGTCTAATTCTTGCCAATTGTCAACTCAGAGGTCCAATCCCACAATGGTTGAGTCGTTGCCACAAGTTGCAGTTTTTGGATTTGTCTTGGAATCATTTGGGGGGAAACATACCATCATGGTTCGGAAAGTTTGAATCTCTCTTTTACTTGGATTTTtctaataattctttcaaaggTGAGATACCAAAGAGCTTGACTGAACTACAAAGCCTCATAATTGGGAATATCACAATAGAAGAGCCTGTCTCAAGCTTTCAACTTTACGCTGCTCGACAAG GTGGACCAATCTTAAGTTATAGGCAGATTTCAAGCTTTCGATCAACTTTAGACCTGAGTTACAACAATCTCCAAGGCCCAATCTGGCCAGATTTTTGGAAGTTGAAAAGGCTCCATGTTTTGAACCTGATAGAGAATAACCTATCAGGCCCTATTCCAAATAATTTGTCAGGGATGACAGGCTTGGAGAAACTTGATTTGTCTCACAATAAACTATCAGGTGAAATTCCTCGTTCATTGGTAAATCTTTTAGCTTTGTGTCGACTTTCGACGTATCCTATAATCATTTGTGTGGGAAAATCCCTGAAGAAGGTCAGTTCGATAATTTTCCAAGTGCAAGCTTTGAGGGAAACTATGGTCTTTGTCATGCGGAGTACTGTACCTGTCAGTCTGACCAGACTCCTATTCATTCTCCCAGGGAGACAGAGAGAATAA